Proteins encoded together in one Fluviicola sp. window:
- a CDS encoding T9SS type A sorting domain-containing protein → MRKVYLGLFTLVIAGSASAQLMNKNLRSAQKIQNIGEVPAKATHHLEKALPFWQNDFSTTSDWVISNAGASGSPAHTLGDWAIVTDVNAIPVTALKPAGHSTAANGYALINSDAAGSGQTQNSKIVTAGVIDCSGKANVSIIFEQSTRHYQELYFVVVSNDGGATWTDFQVNTSMAVNTNSANPALAQVNISTVAANQANVKIGFRYVGAYDWFWAVDDVQLIETDNYDLAATGYYWGVEGTWGPRLPYYQTPIAQINPIHFAGLVENKGAMTQSDVTFSAAIASAAYSGMSPQGTLAPNSTDTFDIAATFTPAASVASYTVTGVAASGQTDAYLADNDAPALAFATTQTTYARDAQTVQAGSYNQGEGYEMGNIFDITANATLTGVDIFVASTSTPNCEIYGSLYTIDGTGNFVYGGVTALHTVTSAELGTMITLPLTSSYPLLAGNSYLLVAGSYGDGGATDDFVVGTSGISEAQTTFYLDGNDNTGTWYYSTSTPMVRMNFNASLSVAENAAANVSIYPNPVVDEATIEVSGTTASAVTVVDLAGKVVYSSNVAEGTSKVSFSTANFSAGVYTVNVATSTGTVTKKMVVKN, encoded by the coding sequence GCAGCGCGCAAAAAATCCAAAACATCGGTGAGGTTCCGGCAAAGGCAACTCATCATTTAGAGAAAGCGCTTCCTTTCTGGCAAAACGACTTCTCCACTACATCTGATTGGGTTATTTCCAATGCGGGAGCTTCGGGGTCACCGGCTCACACTTTAGGAGATTGGGCAATTGTTACTGACGTAAACGCGATTCCGGTAACAGCATTGAAACCGGCAGGACACTCAACAGCTGCAAACGGATATGCTCTGATTAACTCAGATGCTGCAGGATCAGGACAAACACAAAACTCCAAAATTGTTACAGCAGGAGTTATTGACTGTTCAGGAAAAGCAAACGTTTCGATCATTTTCGAACAATCGACTCGTCACTACCAGGAGTTGTATTTTGTGGTTGTTTCCAATGACGGTGGAGCTACATGGACAGATTTCCAGGTAAACACATCGATGGCAGTAAACACGAACTCTGCAAACCCTGCACTTGCTCAGGTAAACATTTCTACTGTTGCAGCAAACCAGGCTAACGTAAAGATCGGTTTCCGCTACGTAGGTGCTTATGACTGGTTCTGGGCTGTTGACGATGTACAATTGATCGAAACAGACAACTACGATTTGGCTGCTACAGGTTATTACTGGGGAGTTGAAGGAACATGGGGACCACGTTTACCGTACTACCAGACTCCGATCGCTCAGATCAACCCGATCCATTTCGCAGGACTTGTTGAGAACAAAGGTGCTATGACACAGTCTGACGTAACTTTCAGCGCTGCTATCGCTTCTGCTGCTTACTCAGGAATGAGCCCTCAAGGTACATTGGCTCCGAATTCAACAGATACATTTGATATCGCAGCTACGTTCACACCTGCTGCTTCCGTTGCAAGCTATACTGTAACAGGTGTTGCTGCTTCTGGTCAAACAGATGCTTACCTGGCTGATAACGATGCTCCGGCTTTGGCTTTCGCTACCACTCAAACAACTTATGCACGTGATGCGCAAACAGTTCAGGCTGGTTCTTACAACCAAGGAGAAGGATACGAAATGGGTAACATTTTCGATATCACAGCAAACGCTACATTAACAGGAGTTGACATCTTTGTTGCTTCCACTTCTACTCCGAACTGTGAGATTTACGGTTCATTGTATACCATCGACGGAACAGGAAACTTCGTTTACGGAGGTGTTACAGCTTTGCATACAGTTACTTCTGCGGAATTGGGAACAATGATCACTCTTCCTTTGACTTCTTCTTACCCATTGCTTGCCGGTAACTCTTACCTGTTGGTAGCAGGTTCTTACGGTGACGGTGGAGCTACAGACGATTTCGTGGTTGGTACTTCAGGTATTTCTGAGGCACAAACTACATTCTACCTGGATGGAAATGACAACACCGGTACATGGTACTACTCTACTTCCACTCCAATGGTACGTATGAACTTCAACGCTTCCTTGTCTGTTGCTGAAAATGCAGCTGCAAACGTTTCTATTTACCCGAACCCGGTAGTAGACGAAGCTACGATCGAAGTAAGCGGTACAACTGCTTCTGCAGTTACGGTAGTTGATCTTGCAGGTAAAGTAGTTTACTCTTCCAATGTGGCTGAAGGAACTTCTAAAGTATCTTTCTCTACAGCAAACTTCTCTGCAGGAGTTTACACGGTAAATGTTGCTACAAGCACAGGAACTGTTACGAAGAAAATGGTTGTTAAGAACTAA
- the fabD gene encoding ACP S-malonyltransferase, with protein MKAYVFPGQGAQFSGMGKDLYDSSDLAKKLFAQANEILGFDIQKIMFEGSDEELKQTKVTQPAIFLHSTILAACLGDTFKPDMVAGHSLGEISALVANQTLSFEDGLRLVSKRALAMQAACEAVPSTMAAILGLEDHVVEDICKSIDGIVVAANYNCPGQLVISGTIPAVEEACAKLTEAGAKRAMILQVGGAFHSPLMEPAREELAKAIESTTFNTPVCPVYQNTIAKAVTDPNEIKKNLIDQLTAPVRWTQIMQQMIADGATEVIEVGPGKVLQGLFKKVDRAFPTSSAEI; from the coding sequence ATGAAAGCATACGTATTCCCCGGACAAGGTGCTCAGTTCTCAGGAATGGGAAAGGATCTTTATGATTCCTCTGATCTTGCAAAGAAATTATTCGCACAGGCGAATGAAATCCTTGGATTTGACATCCAAAAAATCATGTTTGAAGGTTCTGATGAAGAATTGAAGCAAACGAAAGTGACACAACCGGCAATCTTTCTTCATTCCACTATTTTGGCGGCATGTTTGGGAGACACTTTCAAGCCGGACATGGTTGCCGGACATTCACTGGGTGAAATTTCCGCGTTGGTAGCAAACCAGACACTTTCATTCGAAGACGGATTGCGCCTGGTTTCCAAAAGAGCATTGGCTATGCAGGCTGCCTGTGAAGCAGTGCCTTCTACCATGGCTGCCATTTTAGGATTGGAAGACCATGTTGTGGAAGATATTTGTAAATCAATCGACGGGATCGTTGTAGCGGCAAACTACAACTGCCCGGGACAATTGGTGATTTCAGGAACAATTCCAGCGGTCGAAGAAGCGTGTGCGAAACTGACCGAAGCAGGCGCAAAACGCGCAATGATCCTGCAGGTCGGAGGAGCTTTCCATTCGCCGCTTATGGAACCTGCACGTGAAGAGCTCGCAAAAGCGATCGAATCAACTACTTTCAACACCCCGGTTTGCCCGGTTTACCAAAACACGATCGCAAAAGCGGTAACTGACCCGAATGAGATCAAGAAGAACCTGATCGATCAGTTGACGGCTCCGGTTCGCTGGACACAGATCATGCAGCAAATGATTGCGGACGGTGCTACGGAAGTAATCGAAGTAGGACCTGGAAAGGTATTGC